In Halosolutus amylolyticus, the genomic window GCTCGCGCGGAGAGAGTGACGAGAGCGAGACAGTCACGCCGTCGGGAACGACGGCGTTCGCCGTCGCCGCTCATACTGCCGGACAAAACGGTTCATACATCGATCGCACTCGAGGCGCTGTCGTCGCTGACGACAGCCGTCGAAACGCGATCGAGTATTCACTGACTTTTGTCCGGTAGTATCAGTAGAAGTACTCGTCCTCCGAGAGCTGGACGTACCCACCGTTGCGGTACTGGTACTTCTTCTTCTTGTACGCCGCGAGGATCTTCGTGGCCCCGATCCCTGCGGTGTATCGCCTGTCGAACAGTCCGTTCTCGCCGCTGTCGCCCTGCATGTCGGAGACGACGTCGAACGCCCGGTCCCAGTCGTCGGGGCCGTAGTCCGCGACGATGTCGGCGAACGCGACGTTGCGCAGGATCTCGTCCCCGATCGCGTGCTTCCAGACGTCGTTGTAGTTCTCGATCGAGTCCGTTGCGGCGAGTCGACCGGCGATCTTGCCCGACCGGACGGCGACGTGGTAGCCGCCCTCGTGGAACGCCGACGTGGTGCCCATCGCACCGCCGGCGACGGCGATGTTCGCGCCGACGGGCGAGTCGATCGGCCGGGTCGACGAGATCGGGTACGTCTCGGTTCCCTTCGACTTGCCGCGGTCCTCGATGATCGGGATGTCTTCCTCGACGTCGTACTCGTCGCCGTACTCCTGCTCGAGCAGGCGCCTGATGTACTCGGAGCCAGAGGGGAGCTGATCGTCGCTCGGCCGGAGGAGTTTGTAGCCGCCGGGGTTGTCGACGTCCGAGAGCTCCATCCCGATCGGCATCGTCAGACCGACGCGGGCGACGGTGCCGTCGTTGGGGAAGATCCACGGGTAGGCGGTCTCGCCGGGCATGTACCCCCACCAGAACGTGAGCCGATCTTCGAACTCCGCGAACAGTTCGGGCGGGAACTCGCGGTACTCCTGGTAGGCGATGTGGTTGGCCTCGGGCGGCGAGAGGTGGTCGGAGACGCTCCGGCCGGGCCCCGTGAACTGGTCGAGGGCCTCCAGCGTGATCCGACGCTGTGGGCCGTCGGCGAGGACGACGTACTGCGCCTCTAGCTGGTCGCCGTCCGAGAGCGTCAGCGTGTGGGTCGGTCCCTTCGGGTTCGACGATCGGAGATCCGTCTCGAGGGATTTGACCCCCGTTCCGACCCGCAGGTCGGCACCGGCGTCGTCGGCCCGCTCGTGGAGCCAGTCGTCCATCCGGGCGCGGTGGAAGGTGTAGCCGAACTTCGGATAGCTGGCCTCCATTCCCGTGGTTGTCATTTCGACGGCACTGTTCGGCCCGATGAACTCCGTCGCCTCGAGTTCCTGGTGGACGACCTCGTCGGGTATCTCCCGGTAGTCGAAGTCCATGATGTCGATCCAGTAGTCGAGCATGCCGGCGGCGTCGGTCGAGTCGGGGCCGAGTCCGTCCCGGTCCTCCCGGGGGACGCCCTGCTCGAACAGGACCGTCTCGGCACCGTGTGCCGCGGCCCGTTCGGCCGCGGAGGACCCGGCGGGGCCGCCACCGACGATCGCGACGTCAACGCGTTCCATACGCCGTGGAGACTCAACGAGCCATTATTAAATTGTCTCAACGGCCCGAGCGTCTCCGGGGGTGTCGTCGATCGTCGCCGCGGGACGAACGCTTTTGATCGCACCGTGCGAGAGCACGAACATGACCGCCGACGAGAGCGAACGCGACGAATCGATCGATCCGGGGAGTGCAGACGTCCTCGTCCTCCGGAAGGGGACTCACGGGACGCCGGTCGAACGGTACGCCGAGGCGTTGCGCGATCGCCTCCCTGACCTGACCGTCGGCCTCGCGCGCACGCCGGGCGAGGAACGCGAGGCGATCGAGACCGCGTCGTTCGTCACTGGGATGACCCTCGACGAGGACCTGCTCGCGGCCGCCGACAATCTGGACGTCTTCGCGTGTGCGTACGCGGGGACGGGCCACCTCCCGCTCGACGGCCTCGCGGATCGCGGCGTCGCAGTTACCAACGCCTCGGGCGTTCACGGGCCGAACATCGGGGAACACGTCCTGGGTGCGATCCTTCACTTCACCCGCCGGTTCCACGTGGCCGAGCGCCGCCAGCGCCGCCGGGAGTGGCGCCATTACCAGGCCCACGAGTTGCAGGGGTCGACCGTCACGATCGTCGGCCTCGGCGCGATCGGACGGGCCGTCTGCGATCGCCTCGACCCGTTCGGGGTGGACACGATCGGCGTGCGCTACTCGCCAGAGAAAGGCGGGCCGACGGACGACGTGATCGGGTTCGACGAGGAGGCGTTTCACGCAGCGCTCGCCCGGACCGACTACCTCGTGCTCGCCTGCCCGCTCACGGAGACGACCCGCGGGCTGATCGATCGGGCCGCCTTCCAGACGCTCGATCCGAACGCCGTCCTCGTCAACATCGCCCGCGGGCCGGTCGTCGAGACGGACGCTCTCGTCGACGCGCTCCGCTCGAACTGGATCCGCGGCGCCTCGCTCGACGTGACCGATCCCGAACCGCTCCCCGAAGAGCACCCGCTGTGGAACTTCGGGAACGTCCAGATTACGCCCCACAACGCGGGTCACACGCCGAAGTACTACGATCGACTGGCCGACATCGTCGCCACGAACGCCCGGCGGTTCACGGAAGAGGGATCGGACGCCGACCTCGAGAACCAGGTGCTGCCGTAGCTACTTCCCCGATTCGATCGCCCTGGCGTCCAGTCCGATCGATCGGGCGTCCGTCACTCGCTTCGCTTCGGAATGTCCTTGTCTTCGTATCCGGCCGCCCGGAAGAAGCGCCGCTCGATGATCCTGGCGGCAATGTCGATGAGGTCGTCGCCCTCCTCCGAGACGTCGGCGAAGAGTCCGAGCGGGATCTGTGCGGCCGCCATATCCTCGTGGCCGCCGGCGGAGCCGACGTCGCCGAACACCTCCTCTAAGAGGTCGGCGAGGTCGACCCGCGAGTCCGTCGATCGGGCGCTGGCGTGGATCTCGTTGCCGGTGATGCCGAAGACGAGGACCGTCTGGACGCCCTCGAGGTTCAGCAGGTAGTCGGCCGCCTGGGGGAGCGTGTCCCGTTCGGTGCTCCGGCCGACGGTGGCGACGAGGTACGCCGATTGGACGGTGCGTGTCTGGATGGCGCTCGCGATCGCGTCGACGGTGATCTCCGAGAGCGGCGGGTCGTTCATCTCCTTGAGGAGGTTGAGGTCGACGAACGGGTGGAGGTACAGCGCCGCCTCGTACTCCTTTTCGGTGACGTTCCGGAGGAAGTCGAGGGTCTCGCGGCGAATGGCGAACAGCAACGCCGTCGCGAGGTCGGCGTCGAGCGGCAGGTCGAGCGCCCGATGGTACTCGACGATGATCGTCGTGGTGCTGCTGTACTCCTCGCGCACGTCGACGAAATCCGCCGGCGGTTCGTCGCCGGGATGGTGGTCGATCACGATGTCGACGTCTGTTCCGGGATCGAGGCTGTTGTTTCGCCCGGGGATCGAACAGTCGACGAGCGCGATGCGATCGTAGTCCGCGACCGCGTCGCTACAGTACTGGAGGTCGATGTCGAGCAGGTTCACGAACACCCGGTTCTGCGGGTGGGTCACTTCGCCGCCGTAGAAGAACTCGACGTCCCAGACGCTGGCGTACTCGGCGACGCGTTTCAGCGCCAGCGCGCTCGCGAGGCAGTCCGGGTCCGGGTTGTCGTGGCAGACGATCGCCAGCGAGTCCGTCCCGTCTAGCAGTTCGACGAGTCGATCGGCCCGCGATCGTTCGACTGACTCCGGTCCGATCGTCTCGTCGTCTGCCGGGTCGGAATCGACGGGGTCGGATTCTGTACCGGTGGTCGGCTGGTTATCGTTGGACATGGGAACTCGATCCGTCGATGACCTGGGCGAGTCGATACCGGCGTCGCCGCGACGTCGATGAGGCCCGGGTCGACGAAGAGTCAGTACCGTGTCGATCACCTGTTGTGACGACCCGGGCCCGAATAAGTGCGCTGCTTGAATGCGACCCGTGCTGGTCGCCACGAGCGGCGTGGGAAGAACGGTGGGTCGTCCGCGGGTCGTCGTGTGATCGATCCGACGGCTGCCGTCGAACGCGTCGGCCTACCGGACGGAATCTCCGGTGACGGACTCCGGCCGTGACGTGTCGTCACCGGTTCCCTCGATCGGATCCAGTCGGGCGAGCAGTTCCGCGCCCGGGTCGCGCATGGCGACGGTATTCGCGTCGGCGTCGAAGTCGACGGCGCCGACGTCCGCCAGTTTCGGCACGTGGACGTGCCGGAGCGAGATGAGAACGCGCCGCTGGGACCCCAGGAGCGCGTCGCCCCACTCGGCGATCGGGTCGCGCTCGTCCGATCGCTCGGCGAGCGACACGCGATCCGCGAGTTCGTCGAGCGAAACCGGTCGCTCGGTCCCTTCGAGCGCGCGAAGGACGGCCCGGCGGCGCGGATCCGCGAGCGCGTCGAACGACGCGTCCGTTTCGTCGGACGACGGGAGAGACGGGGTCGACAGGGATTCGGGGTCGGAGACGAGTGGGATCATTACCCGTCGTTGGAACGGACGGTATATGGGCCCGCCGCCAAATCGTACAGGGTCCGCTCGGCTCTAGAGGTAGCCGTTCTCCAGCAGGAGTTCGCCGTTCAGCACGCTCGCCCCCGCAGCGCCGCGGATCGTGTTGTGGGCGAGGCAGTTGTACTGGAGGCCGAACGTGGACTCTCGCAGGCCGCCGGCGGCGATGGCCATGCCGTCGCCGAGCGTGCGGTCCATCCGGGGCTGGGGCCGATCGGGTTCGTCGAAGACGTGGATGAGCGGGTCGGGCGAGGAGGGAAGGTCGAGCGACGGGTACTCCCGCATCGCGTCGGCGGCCGCGTCTGCCGTGAGGGCCTCTGCGGTCTCGACCCAGACGTTCTCGAGGTGGCCGTCGATCGTCGGGATGCGGTTACAGGAGGCGGCGACCTCGACGCCGTCGTGGGTCAGCGAGGCGCCGTCGAACTCGCCGAGCAGTTTTCGCGACTCGGTCTCGAGTTTGTCCTCCTCGCCGCCGATGTGGGGGAGGGCGTTGTCGATGATCTCCATCGAGGTGACGCCGTCGTAGCCGGCGCCGGAGACGGCCTGCAGGGTCGCGACGTGGACCTTCTCGAGGCCGTACTCCGCGAGGGCCGCGAGGGTGGGGACGAAGGTAATCGTCGAGCAGTTGGGGTTCTTGACCATCGCACCGTCCCAGCCGCGCTCGTCGCGCTGGACCTCGAGCAGATCGATGTGTTCGGCGTTGACCTCCGGGATCACGAGGGGGACGTCGTCGGCCATGCGCGCGTTCGAGGAGTTCGACGACATGACGTAGCCCGCCTCACAGAACGCCGGTTCGACGTCCGCGCCGACGCTCGAGGGGAGCGACGAGAACAGCAGGTCGACGTCGTCGGGGACCTCGTCGGGATCGGTCGCGGAGACGGTCATCTCCGCGACGTCCGCGGGGATCGGGCTGTCGACGCGCCACTTGGCCGCTTGCCGATACGTCTTGCCGGCACTCGACTCGCTCGCGGTCAGGGCAGCGACCTCGAACTCCGGATGGGGATCGAGAAGCTGAATCAGTCGCTGTCCGACGGCACCGGTTGCACCGAGTACGCCTACTCGTACTGCCATTTTCCGTCCATCAGGTGCGTGTCCGCAAAACCGTTTGGGTTTCGGTCTCGCACCCCATTTGCGATCGGCTGACAGGTTCGATCGGTCGGCCGCGCCCGCGGTGTCGTGCGCAAGCGTGGGCCCGCATAGAAGCTATTAAGAAACCGGAGCGGTTGGTATCGACCGATGTACCACCAGCAGGACCGACTCGCGGACGTCGGGCTGGCCCGGCCCGGGTCGGCCGCGCGCGAGGCGACAGGCACCGTCGAGCAACCGACCACCGATCGCACGGAGTGGTCCCGATGACGGATACGGGATCGGCCGCGGACTCGAACGACCTCGACCTGTTCGCGACGCCGTTCAACATCGGGGCGACGATCCTCACCGCCGTGTCGCTCCTGCTCGCGCTCGCGTTCTTCTGGGCCGGGTTCCAGGGAGGGAATCTCCTGTTCGCCGGGCCGCAACTGTCGCTACTGACGGGGACTGTCGGCGCGACGATCTGTGCCGGCATCGCCGTCATCGCGTGGGTCGCGGCGGTCTACATGGAGCCCGGCTTCGACAAGTAGCGCGGCTCCGGTACCGACCCGTAACGCGCTCGATTCCTGTTTCTCCTGTAACCGCGCAGCATCGATCTCAGCAGATAGCTGGCGCTGGCGAGCCTCGATCTGGAGGACGAAAATTCCGACTTACGCCGTCGCTTCGACGCCTTTCTTCCGCGTAACGTAGCCCGCGATCCGGTTTCGAACGCCCTTGGACTCGACGTTGGTGAGTTTCTCGACGCTGTCTTTGTTCTGCTCGAAGTCGGTCGTGAACGCGTCCGGGTACCGCTCCAGGAGGAGGTTCCCGGTCTTCTTGACGTATGCCGGTTTGATGGCCATACCGGAGGTTCCGTCTAGAGACTCTTATAACGCACCATTTCGGCTGATGGTTGGCGGCGGATTACTCTCGATCGTCCGATCGAGTCACGCCGAGCGCGGCTGCAATCTGTCCCGCAAAGCCCGCCTCGACGACGACCGTGACGAGGATGACGAGAAAGACCGTGCCGAGCAGGACGTCCGCGCCGGCCGGATCCGTCGGAGGTGAACCCGTCCGGAGACGGATGGCGAACAGAGTCGCGACCGACGCGGGGATGATTCCACGGGGCCCGACGAAACTGAGGAACAGCCGTTCGCGGCTCGAGAATCCGCCGCCGGCCGTAGAGGCGAAGACGACCAGCGGGCGGAGCACGATCGTCAACACGGCGACGACCGCGAGGCCGGAAACGCCGAGCGCGACCAGTTCCGAGAACTCGAGCAACGCCGCGAGCGCGATGAACACGAACGAGAGGACGAGCAGGGTCACGTCCCGTTTGAATTGCAGGATACTCTCCCGGTGGGGGAGATCGAGGTTCCCGAGCACGAATCCCGCAGTGGCGGCGGCCGCGATGCCGGCTTCCGAGAACACCGAATCCGCGATGGCGAACGCGACGACGGCGGCAGCCAGCGTCAGGAGCCGTGCCGTCTGCGGCGACGCTTCTGCCGGAAGGTCGACCCGCGTGAGGAGCACCCAGACGACGGCCGCGATCACGAGGCCGGTGGCGATTCCCATCCCGAGCCGTTCCGCGAACAGGACGACGTATCCCCGCGGCGCGAGTTCGCGGGCCGTCATCGCCTTGAAGAGGACGATCGCGAGGATCGCGGCGGTGACGTCGTTGACGATCCCCTCCGTCTCGAGGGTCGTCGCGACCGCCTCGCGGACGGGAACGACCGCGAGGATCGGCGTGATCACCGTCGGACCGGTCGCGACGAGGAGCGCGGCGACGAGAAGCGAAATGTCCCAGCTGGGTCCGAGGAGGAATCGAACGGTCAGGGCGGTTCCGACGAACGTCGTGGCCGCACCGACGGTTATCAACCACCAGACTGCCCGCGGCGCGTCGCTGACGGTCTCGAAGTCGAGTCGGAACGACCCCTCGAAGACGATGATGGCGACGCTCACGCCGACGATGGTCGAGAGCGCCGCCCCGAAGGTGTCGGTAGTGATGATCCCGAGTCCCTCGGGGCCGACCGTGACGCCAGCCGCGATGAGAAACAGCACGCTGGGGACGCGATACTTCGCGGCGAGAAACTGTGCGCCGACGCCGAGTCCGACGACGGCCGCGACGAGCGCGACGAGGTCGAGGTCGACGTGAATGGACACCGGTTCACCGACCTCCGCCGTCGCGACTCACGACGTGATACTTGCTGGAGAAATCGACGACCCGTCGAGGCTGGCCGGAGTTCGGGACCGACATGCGCCGGTGTACCACATCCGTCGACAAAACCCTCGTCCCGTCGCGGAACAGTAGCGGCGTCGGGTCGTACAGTAGAGCGATCGAGAAACGGTAGCAGTCGGCGATAGCTCTGGAACAGGGATATTAAACCATTCGACTTATTAGATTAATCAATTGCCGTTAGTTTTAAAATACAATAGCGAGGAGTCCGTACCGATGGCACTACATTTCAGAGAAGCAACTCGTGTGTACCGGAAGACGTTACCGTTCGTCTTCCTCCAGTTCGCGATCGGCGTGGCGTTCGCACTGATCGGCGTGATCTACCTCAGCCTCGTCCTGTGGCTGGGGCTCAGGTTCCTCGCGGGCAACGGTGGAGCCAGTCTGCTCGTCGTCGCGCTCGTGATGCTAATCGGTCTCGTCACGTTCGCGGGAATCTGGCGGCTGATACACAGGTACTTCCTGTATCTCGTCAAGACGGGCCACGTCGCCGTCATCGCCCACGTCGTCGAGGAGGGTGAGCCACCGGACAACCAGATCACGTACGGGGTCGAACAGGTCAAGGAGTACTTCGTCTCCGCGAGTGCGCTGTGGGGGGTTAGCGAGGTGATCGACGCGGTGCTCAAGCAGTTCAACCGCGCGGTCGCGCGACTGAAACGGATGATCCCGGTCCCCATTCCGTCGAACCTGGAGCGCCTGCTCGAGATCCTCCAGAAGTCGGTCGTGTTGGCAGTCCGGTACCTCGACAACGCGATCATCGCGTACATGTTCGTCGACCGGAACGAGAACCGCTGGCAGTCGGCCCGCGAGGGACTCGTCCTCTACGCGAAGACCTGGAAGATGGTGCTCGGATCGACCCTGCTGATCGTCGTCGGGATGTACGTCACGTCGTTCGTTCTCCTGTCCCTGCTGGCCCCGGTCGCGGTCGTGCTCGACTTCCTCCCGACCGCGTTCGAGGCGATGTCGTGGGTACTGGTCGGCGGTATCGTCGCCGTGGTCCACACCGGACTCGTCAAACCGTGGGTCAAGACCGTCGTGATCACGACGTTCCTCATCGAACAGCGCGACGAGTTCGCGGACGAGGAGACCGAGGAGTGGATCGCGGACCGCTCCGATCGGTTCGACGAGGTCGTCGAGAAGGCCGAGAACGACGAACCGCTCGCCGAGGAGCAGGAAAAACCCGGCGACGCCCCCGAGATCACGGCGTCGTAGATCGCAAGCGTTGCCACGGGCACCGCCGATCGGGGAGCGTCACCAGGTCGAGTGGCCCCGTACGCGCTCGATCGCTTCGCGCTCCCGCGGCCCGCCCGCGCGCTCGACGATCGATGCACAGTGATCGAGTCGATCTCGCAGCCGATCCTCGTCGTACTCCGCGACCCCGAGTCGCGACGCGGCGACGGTGGCTTCGACGACCGCGCCCAGACCCCGATCGATCGTCGGCACCGTCTCGGTCTCGATCGCGCTCTCCACGGGGTCGAGTGACCACTCCTCCCACTCCGTCTCGCCCTCGGTGCCCGAATCGACCTGTTCGACCCGGACGCGGACCCACGCGCCCGCGGAATCGAGGATCGGCTCCTCGAGTTCGTAGATCGAGAGCGCGGCGTCGGCGAAGTCGACGGGATCGCGGGTAAACTGCACGTAGGCTTCGCCCTGCCGGTGGAGGTTCCGGCGCGTCCGGGTGTTGCCCCACGTCCGGGCGGTGACGGGATCGCCGGCGAACAGTCCGAGCGCGGCGGCGTTCCACAGTCCGTTCGGCCCGAGCGTCGTCACGACGGTCTCGGTGACGCCGGTGAGCGTGACGGGCCACGCGATGCTGTCGGTCCCGCCGTCGGGGTCGTCGTCGAAATCGGTCCGATCGCCAGCCACAGCGTCGTCGCTCATATCTCGACGGCTTCGTGCTCGAGGGCGATGAAAAGCCCGGCCGCGGTCAGGTCCGCGGTCGTGCCAGGGTTGACGCCCCGGTCGACGAGTTCGTCGGCGAAGGTTTCGACGGCCGCGCGATCGGTCTCGAGGGCGTCTCGATCGACCAGTTCTGCGGCCCGCTCGGTCACCTCGGCCGCGACCGCCTCGCCGTGGCGTTTGACGACGAGGGTGTCGGGACGCTCGGCGAGCAGGGAGAGGAAGACGGTCGCGGCCCGATCGGTGGGCGGGCCGTCGGCCGCGGCGAGGCGCTCCGCGGCGGTGAACGATCGCTCGAAGCCGCGGATCCACTCGCGAGCGACGTCGTCCCCGGGGACGCTGCGATCCATCACGTCGAGCAGCGTCAGGCCGCGATCCTCGAGCGCAGGGATAGCGTCCGCGCCGCGGCGGACGTCGAGCGGTTCCATGTCCTCTGGCGGGTCGCCAACGAAGACGTCGACGTGTTCGAACGCGCGGTAGAAGGCGGCGGCGTCGGCGACGGTCGTCCCCTCGACGACGGACTCTGCGACTGGCTGGGACAGGTCGTCGCGAGCGGCCCGGACCAGCGGGATAACCAGGAGCAGTGCCCCGAACTGGCTGTTCTCTCCGTGCGTGGCCATTCCCTCGATCGCGCGCTCGAATGCCGGCCCGACGGCCGCGCCGTTCGCGGCGAGGTCGAGTCCCTCGCGAGCGCCGACCGCTCCGGCCAGGAAGTGCTCGAACCGGAGGTCGTCGAGGTCCCGGTGCCGATCGACGTTCCCGGGTTTCGGGGTGCCCGCGACCTCGAGCAAGAGCGCGAGTTCCGCGTTGTCGGCGGGGTCGTCCATGCGATCCAGTGCGTCCGCCCGGGCAATAGGCGTGGCTGTTTCCACGGCGGGCCGCCCCCGCGGCGACTCACCGCGGCTGCGCTCCCTGTGAGCGTCCGGTCTCGAGGTGTCGATCGACCGCCTCGTGGACCCGCTCGAGCATGACCGGGTTGTCGCTGGGCCGGCCGACGCTGACGGCGTCGGCCCCGTACGCGACGTACTCGCGGACGGTTTCGTCGTCGCGGACGCCGTTGTTGGCGATCACGTACAGATCGCTCGCGTCGACGACGTCGGCGATCACCGACTCGGTGTCCATCGCGTCGACGTGGACGAACGACGCTCCCGCAGAGTCGATCGTCCGTGCGAGGTCGGGCAGGTCGACACCGGGGACCTCCGCGCGGACCTTGACGCCGACCGTCGCGCCGGTGTCGCTCGCCCGCTCGACGTAGCGCCGGAGCCGATCGGCGTCCCGCAAGAGGCTCTCCCCACAGCCGACGGCACAGAGTTCGTCCTGTCGGCAGTGGGCGTTGATCTCGAGGAGGGCGTCGCGATCGCGACAGACCCTCGCGGCCTCGACCACGGGGCCGGGGGTCGTACTCCGGACGTTGAACGCCGGCTGGATCGGGACGTCCGCGAGGGCGGCGAGCTGGCGATCGATAAACGCGAGCGGATCGGGCGGCAGGAACTCGGTTCGATCGCGGGCGACGAGCTCCCGCGCCGCCGCTCTCGCGTCCGCGTCGAGGGCGATGCCGCCGAGGAACGCGGCACCGGCGTAGTCGGCCCCCGCGCGCGCCCAGTCGGCGTCGGCCTCCCCGCTGAGACTCGCGAGGGCGAGCGGTGGCGAGAACATCAGCGTACTATTTCGATCGCCTGGTCGATCGCCCTGACGACCCGTGCGGCGTCCTCGCGGGAATCGATCCGGATGTCGGTCCGGATCGTCGGCCGATCGAACGCGACGTCGTCGTTCTCGTCCACGATGAACGCGTCGGCGAAGGGGTAGGCGGTCGCCAGCCCCGCCGTGCTCGGCTCCGCGTTGACGGCCTCCATGAGGTCGCCGGCCGGCCCCGAGAAGGCCTCGTCGCCGAGGAACGGCGAGACGGCGACGACCGTCGTCTGGCTCAGGGCGTCGGCGACGCCCGGAAGCGAGAGCATCGGGCCGATGCTCGTGACTGGGTTCGACGGGCCGATGACGACCGTCTCGTCCAGCGCGTCGAGCACGCCGGGTGCGGGCTCGGCGTTCGACGAGCCGCGGAACTCGACGTTCTCGACGGCCGGCTCGCCCCCGTGGCCGACCCAGTACTCCTGGAAGTGCATCATGCCCCGATCCGTGTGGACCAGGCTGGCGACGGGGTCGTCGCTCATCGGGAGCAGGTCGATCGTCAGCCCGAACCCGTCGGCGAGTCGCTGGGTGGCCTCGCTCAGCGTGTGCCCCTGGTCGAGGAGGCTCGTCCGGGTGATGTGGACCGCTCGATCGCGGTCGCCGATCGTCATGAATTCGGCGATCCCCGAAAACCGCCGCCAGTTGGCGAGGTCCCGGCTCGCAGTCTGTTCGTCCTCGGGGAGATACTGGGGGCCGTCCGGAAGGTCCATCGCGGACGCGATGTCCATCAGCGCCGAGTTGGTCCGGTGGGTGTCGCCCGCGATTCCCCACCAGGTCTCGCGATCGAGGATGCCACCGCCCTGGAAGAGCAGCGTGTCGACGTCCGGCGATACGAAGAGGCCGCCGAGTTCGATGTCGTCGCCCGTGTTGGCGACGACGGTGGTCTCCTCCGGCGAGAACGCGGCTGCAGCACCGTCCAGCAGCTTCGGCGTCCCGGTGCCCCCGGAGAGGAAGGTAACCATATCTCACACTCTCGCACGTGGGTACTTAATCACTTGCGGCCACTGGCCAGTCGCTCCGCGCCGTCGGCCACGGCGGGCCGCGTACCTGACCGAACTACCGGTTCCAGGGGGCCTCGTCGGGATCGATCAGCCGCTCGCCGCGATCGAGCGCCGCGATCCGCGCTCGCTCCGCGTCGGTCAGGTCGATTTCGAGCGCGTCGTAGTTCTCGCGAACGTGCTCGCCGGACCCCTTCGGAATCGGGACGACGCCGTCGCGACCGTAGTGCCACGCCAGCGCGACCTGGACCGGCGTCGCGTCGTGGGTCGCCGCGATCTCCTGGAGCACGTCGATCTCGGCCACGTCGCCCCTCGCGATCGGACAGTACGCGACCGTCTGAACGTCGCGGTCCTGCGAGAACGAGACGAGGTCGTCCTGCTGGAGCCGCGGGTGGAGTTCGACCTGGTTGGCGAGTATCGGCGACTCGAGGATCTCCATCGCCTCCTCGAGCAACTCGATCGTGAAGTTGCTCACCCCGACGTGGCGGGTCCACCCGCGGTCGCGAACCTCGTCGAACGCCGGCAGGGTTTCCTCGGGGTCGTACGCTCCCGTCGGCCAGTGCACGTACAGCAGGTCGACGACGTCGACGCCGAGCCGATCGAGGCTCGCCGCGGTCGACTCGATCACGTCCTCCGGTGCGAGATTCGACGGGTGAACTTTCGTCGCGAGGAAGACTTCCTCGCGATCGACGTCGGCGCGATCGATCGCGCGGCCGACCGCGCGTTCGTTGTCGTACATCTGGGCCGTGTCGACGTGTCGGTAGCCGGTTTCGAGCGCCGTGTGGACGGCCTCGGTGCAGGACTCGCCCTCGTGGCCGGACGTGCCGAACCCCGGCTGTGGAAGCTCC contains:
- a CDS encoding NAD(P)/FAD-dependent oxidoreductase — its product is MERVDVAIVGGGPAGSSAAERAAAHGAETVLFEQGVPREDRDGLGPDSTDAAGMLDYWIDIMDFDYREIPDEVVHQELEATEFIGPNSAVEMTTTGMEASYPKFGYTFHRARMDDWLHERADDAGADLRVGTGVKSLETDLRSSNPKGPTHTLTLSDGDQLEAQYVVLADGPQRRITLEALDQFTGPGRSVSDHLSPPEANHIAYQEYREFPPELFAEFEDRLTFWWGYMPGETAYPWIFPNDGTVARVGLTMPIGMELSDVDNPGGYKLLRPSDDQLPSGSEYIRRLLEQEYGDEYDVEEDIPIIEDRGKSKGTETYPISSTRPIDSPVGANIAVAGGAMGTTSAFHEGGYHVAVRSGKIAGRLAATDSIENYNDVWKHAIGDEILRNVAFADIVADYGPDDWDRAFDVVSDMQGDSGENGLFDRRYTAGIGATKILAAYKKKKYQYRNGGYVQLSEDEYFY
- a CDS encoding D-2-hydroxyacid dehydrogenase; translation: MTADESERDESIDPGSADVLVLRKGTHGTPVERYAEALRDRLPDLTVGLARTPGEEREAIETASFVTGMTLDEDLLAAADNLDVFACAYAGTGHLPLDGLADRGVAVTNASGVHGPNIGEHVLGAILHFTRRFHVAERRQRRREWRHYQAHELQGSTVTIVGLGAIGRAVCDRLDPFGVDTIGVRYSPEKGGPTDDVIGFDEEAFHAALARTDYLVLACPLTETTRGLIDRAAFQTLDPNAVLVNIARGPVVETDALVDALRSNWIRGASLDVTDPEPLPEEHPLWNFGNVQITPHNAGHTPKYYDRLADIVATNARRFTEEGSDADLENQVLP
- a CDS encoding DHH family phosphoesterase, which produces MSNDNQPTTGTESDPVDSDPADDETIGPESVERSRADRLVELLDGTDSLAIVCHDNPDPDCLASALALKRVAEYASVWDVEFFYGGEVTHPQNRVFVNLLDIDLQYCSDAVADYDRIALVDCSIPGRNNSLDPGTDVDIVIDHHPGDEPPADFVDVREEYSSTTTIIVEYHRALDLPLDADLATALLFAIRRETLDFLRNVTEKEYEAALYLHPFVDLNLLKEMNDPPLSEITVDAIASAIQTRTVQSAYLVATVGRSTERDTLPQAADYLLNLEGVQTVLVFGITGNEIHASARSTDSRVDLADLLEEVFGDVGSAGGHEDMAAAQIPLGLFADVSEEGDDLIDIAARIIERRFFRAAGYEDKDIPKRSE
- a CDS encoding helix-turn-helix domain-containing protein, which produces MIPLVSDPESLSTPSLPSSDETDASFDALADPRRRAVLRALEGTERPVSLDELADRVSLAERSDERDPIAEWGDALLGSQRRVLISLRHVHVPKLADVGAVDFDADANTVAMRDPGAELLARLDPIEGTGDDTSRPESVTGDSVR
- the asd gene encoding aspartate-semialdehyde dehydrogenase codes for the protein MAVRVGVLGATGAVGQRLIQLLDPHPEFEVAALTASESSAGKTYRQAAKWRVDSPIPADVAEMTVSATDPDEVPDDVDLLFSSLPSSVGADVEPAFCEAGYVMSSNSSNARMADDVPLVIPEVNAEHIDLLEVQRDERGWDGAMVKNPNCSTITFVPTLAALAEYGLEKVHVATLQAVSGAGYDGVTSMEIIDNALPHIGGEEDKLETESRKLLGEFDGASLTHDGVEVAASCNRIPTIDGHLENVWVETAEALTADAAADAMREYPSLDLPSSPDPLIHVFDEPDRPQPRMDRTLGDGMAIAAGGLRESTFGLQYNCLAHNTIRGAAGASVLNGELLLENGYL
- a CDS encoding 30S ribosomal protein S17e, which produces MAIKPAYVKKTGNLLLERYPDAFTTDFEQNKDSVEKLTNVESKGVRNRIAGYVTRKKGVEATA
- a CDS encoding cation:proton antiporter, which translates into the protein MSIHVDLDLVALVAAVVGLGVGAQFLAAKYRVPSVLFLIAAGVTVGPEGLGIITTDTFGAALSTIVGVSVAIIVFEGSFRLDFETVSDAPRAVWWLITVGAATTFVGTALTVRFLLGPSWDISLLVAALLVATGPTVITPILAVVPVREAVATTLETEGIVNDVTAAILAIVLFKAMTARELAPRGYVVLFAERLGMGIATGLVIAAVVWVLLTRVDLPAEASPQTARLLTLAAAVVAFAIADSVFSEAGIAAAATAGFVLGNLDLPHRESILQFKRDVTLLVLSFVFIALAALLEFSELVALGVSGLAVVAVLTIVLRPLVVFASTAGGGFSSRERLFLSFVGPRGIIPASVATLFAIRLRTGSPPTDPAGADVLLGTVFLVILVTVVVEAGFAGQIAAALGVTRSDDRE
- a CDS encoding DUF447 domain-containing protein translates to MSDDAVAGDRTDFDDDPDGGTDSIAWPVTLTGVTETVVTTLGPNGLWNAAALGLFAGDPVTARTWGNTRTRRNLHRQGEAYVQFTRDPVDFADAALSIYELEEPILDSAGAWVRVRVEQVDSGTEGETEWEEWSLDPVESAIETETVPTIDRGLGAVVEATVAASRLGVAEYDEDRLRDRLDHCASIVERAGGPREREAIERVRGHSTW